In one Oscillospiraceae bacterium genomic region, the following are encoded:
- the lrgA gene encoding antiholin-like murein hydrolase modulator LrgA: protein MKIMYQIAIVFLICWVGQIVEALLPFPFPASVIAMVLLFLLLCSGAVKIGHIREKSDFLLSNMAFFFVPAGVSIMNYFELLKSSAVQLVLICLITTVITFAATAYSVKLTMRLLERRKRRV, encoded by the coding sequence ATGAAAATCATGTACCAAATCGCCATCGTCTTTCTCATCTGCTGGGTGGGGCAGATCGTGGAGGCCCTGCTCCCCTTCCCCTTCCCCGCCAGCGTCATCGCCATGGTGCTGCTCTTTTTGCTGCTGTGCTCCGGGGCCGTGAAGATCGGGCACATCCGGGAAAAGTCCGACTTTTTGCTCTCCAACATGGCCTTTTTCTTCGTCCCCGCCGGGGTGAGCATTATGAACTACTTCGAGCTGCTCAAGTCCAGCGCCGTGCAGCTGGTGCTGATCTGCCTCATTACCACCGTGATCACCTTCGCCGCCACGGCCTACAGCGTAAAGCTGACCATGCGCCTGCTGGAGAGGAGGAAGCGCCGTGTCTGA